In a single window of the Cuculus canorus isolate bCucCan1 chromosome 25, bCucCan1.pri, whole genome shotgun sequence genome:
- the ZPBP2 gene encoding LOW QUALITY PROTEIN: zona pellucida-binding protein 2 (The sequence of the model RefSeq protein was modified relative to this genomic sequence to represent the inferred CDS: inserted 1 base in 1 codon; deleted 2 bases in 1 codon; substituted 2 bases at 2 genomic stop codons) has product MHPAGPPSKVSVYVKVFTNSPFLACMDLARPQEDLIDPKYFLVAPYGKKLEGQRYVNLTETGSLMAMEFKESMSGAYTCALSHKILETTTGEEXIFETXKLIVYAXREADHAYQVFVRFITKGCKLQANHRFFEELKIISDLKCQIIEPSYECHSVKMHKHSLPHELFVTSQDCAGCCVVCDPGTSSPNNEVTCQMCKRPRVEQYGARSC; this is encoded by the exons ATGCACCCCGCTGGGCCCCCCAGTAAAG TTTCCGTGTACGTTAAGGTGTTTACAAATAGCCCTTTTCTAGCATGTATGGATTTAGCTCGTCCTCAAGAAGATCTAATAGACCCCAAGTATTTTTTA GTTGCtccatatggaaaaaaattagaag GGCAAAGATACGTGAATCTTACAGAAACGGGAAGCCTGATGGCGATGGAGTTTAAGGAGTCGATGTCTGGAGCCTACACTTGCGCTCTGTCTCACAAAATCCTAGAAACTAcaacaggagaag aaatattcGAGACATAAAAGCTCATCGTGTATG CATAGAGGGAAGCTGACCACGCATACCAGGTATTTGTTCGCTTTATTACGAAGGGATGCAAACTCCAAGCCAACCACCGCTTCTTCGAGGAGCTGAAGATCATCTCCGATCTGAAGTGCCAGATCATAGAGCCCTCCTACGAGTGCCACTCGGTCAAGATGCACAAACACAGCCTCCCGCATGAACTATTTGTCACTTCTCAAG ACTGCGCTGGTTGCTGTG TGGTTTGTGATCCTGGAACTTCCAGTCCCAATAATGAAGTGACCTGCCAGATGTGTAAGAGGCCACGAGTCGAACAGTACGGAGCAAGATCCTGCTAA